A single genomic interval of bacterium harbors:
- a CDS encoding ABATE domain-containing protein produces MEPGRRRPAPGTLRLLQQFINTYNIEREHLGLRTEEFASPADLRRWLVKHALLARSARVRAAEVGRVQEVREALRRLLRAHNGGPRDSTAVGVLNRLARDARLAVRLRQDGQMRLESDAPGVIGALGRLVAAAFMAQIEGTWPRLKACRRCHWAFYDHSKNRSGRWCVMSICGNRTKAHAYRSRHRGR; encoded by the coding sequence ATGGAGCCGGGGCGACGCCGGCCGGCACCTGGGACGCTGCGCCTGCTTCAACAATTCATCAACACCTACAACATCGAGCGAGAACACCTCGGACTGCGCACGGAGGAGTTCGCTTCACCAGCCGACCTCCGCCGCTGGCTGGTGAAGCACGCCTTGCTGGCCCGGAGCGCGCGCGTCCGGGCAGCCGAGGTCGGACGTGTCCAGGAGGTTCGCGAGGCGCTCCGCCGCCTCTTGCGGGCGCACAACGGCGGGCCGAGGGATTCGACCGCCGTGGGGGTGCTGAACCGTCTCGCGCGGGACGCGCGCCTGGCGGTCCGCCTCCGGCAGGATGGCCAGATGCGGCTCGAATCGGACGCGCCGGGCGTCATCGGAGCGCTCGGCCGGCTCGTGGCGGCGGCGTTTATGGCGCAGATCGAGGGGACGTGGCCGCGGCTGAAGGCGTGCCGGAGGTGCCACTGGGCCTTCTACGACCACTCAAAGAATCGGTCGGGACGATGGTGCGTGATGTCCATCTGCGGGAACCGAACGAAGGCTCACGCCTATCGCTCGCGCCATCGCGGGCGCTGA